In Chitinophaga oryzae, the sequence GGCAGGCGCAGCGGGTGCGGCGATGATGATGATCTCCTTGTTCCAGGCGCATTTGCCGGATACGAGGGTGACCATATAGCTGCCGGGTTTGTTGAAGGAATGGTAAACCTGTGCGCCGGTCTGGCGGGCAGAGGAGTCACCGAATTCCCAGGCGTAGTCCGTCCTTTTTTTATCGCTGCTTTCGGCGTTGAAGGTGATGACCTGGCCCACCGTGTAGGCCTTGCCGGAAGTATGTTGTTTGTTACTGAGAACGATATCGGTGGTAGTGCAGTCTTCCCGGGTGTCCAGCTGGAATGCAAGCAGTACGGCGCTGATCAGGAATAAGCCAAAGAAGGTCCACAGTACCATGGGGTCAACATGACTGGCAATTTTACCAAAGGGTCTGAACGAATTTACCTTGTGTTCATTTTCGGGTTTACGGGGGGCCATTGATTTTTCAGGTTTTTACAATTTCAGATTTTACAATTTTACTGTTTTTTTGGATAACTTGCCTATGTGTCAGGGGCGTTTTTTCTTTTTTCAGAATTTGAGTCACATATAAACGCAATATATTATTTTTGGGGCAGATCGTTAGCCCGGAAAAAACCATAGAACAGTTGAGATTAGATAGTTATGCTAACAACGAAAGACCCGAAAAACCTAAAAATCATCACCTCATGGTAAACAACGCCCAGAAGGCTGCCGTCCTGGAAGATGTTATAACACACGTTGCGGAATTCCCTTATGATGTAAGGGCGGAAGTGGTGGTGGGCGAGTTGCTGGACAACCAGGTACGCAGGGAAGAAGTGGTGGTGCAGTTGCAGAATGTGTTTACCCGGTCATTTAATAAGGATATTCTACATGTAAAACTGGATGACAGCCAGCCATATCAGCCCTATGTATTGTTATCACTGTCACGGGACGGCATATATGACCGGTTGCCGGAGGGGTTGTTCCACGAGTTTTCGGAGCAGCGGAAAGTGCGGGGCACTGCGGATATGGTTGCCCGTTACAAGCGGCAGCAGCAGGAGGAATTGCAGGCCCGGCGTTTTTTTCAGCCATTGGAGAATGAGTTTTTTCTGCAGCGGGTATTTTTAGAGCAGCGGGAGAAACATTTATTGTTTGATGTGTTTGGTAAAGATGCCGATCAGTTGTTCAGCCAGTTCTGGGACCTGCCCGCGGGGCTGCCGGGAGCGGCGGCCAACAGGCTGGTGAAACTGCTGCCATATATGCATCGTATTGCCGGCAATTACCGCATGATCCGGCTTTGTCTGCAGCTGGTGCTGGAGCAGGAGGTGGAAATTGAAGTGGACCATACGCCGCAGGCTGTACGAACAGAGGCCAGTGTGCCGTTGGGCGAATGGCGGCTGGGGGTAGACAGCATGGTGGGGCAGGTATTTTATACAGACATGCCCCGCGCCACGGTGACGATCGGGCCGCTGCAACGCCAGCGCATATATGACTACTTGCCATGGCAGGCATACGGGAAGCTGCTGGAAACCTGTTACGGTTATCTTTTCCCGGCTGACATGGATATTAATACGGTACTGGTGCCTGATCCGGCCGACAAGAAGAAGACACTGTCCGACCAGCAGGTGGAAGACGGGCTTATGGGATATAATTTTTTCCTGTAGCCACTTTTTTATGCTGATGTGGAATTATTTTTGTTAACATTGTTAACGCGTAAAAACGCTGTTATGTTAAAAACCCAAAAAAAGAAAAACCTGACATACCGGAAGAGCTATGAGATACACCGCTAAATTCTATTTGATGTTGGCCGGCGTTATGGCCGTAGGATCAATCATAGTGGCTTTGCTCAGCAGATACATTAAAAATTTCAGTCTTTTTAAAAAGAAGGCACTGTGGTATTTAGCATGTATGACGCTGGTATTTGCCGTGATTAGTTCCATCCCTTTCCTGTTTACCCACAAAAACCTGATGGACCAGTATCTTTTTTACCAGGTATGGTTTTTAGGCCTGGGGATACTACACTGTCACTTTATGTATACCCGCTTCTGGGCCAATGAAACCACGCTGGGGTCCGAGCTGGCCTTTATCGTCGCGATCTGGTTGTTTGGCGGTGTCGGATTTGTACTGGTAAACCGTTTTCTCGACAAGGACGCCTTCCTTTATTACCCGATGCTCACAAGTATGTTTTCATTTGTATTGCCCACTTTTGTATACAAGACATTTGAGCGGATGATGGCTATCCCGGTGAAGGTGCACAAATGGTGGCAGTATCCTATGTACAAGGAAGTGCCGGATGTGAGTGACGAGGATATGCGCGACCTGATCGTTATAGGGCTGGAAATGGAGAAGGGCAGGGGTGACCGTAACCGCACCTATTTCAGGGCCCGTACGCCTATTAAAATGGACCTGGGCGACCTTTTTTATCACTTTATCAATGACTACAACGACCGCTATCCAAATACGCCGATTGATTTTGTGGACGATAACGGTCAGGCCTATGGTTGGGTGTTCCACCTGAAGCCGAGGTGGTTTGGCGCTGCCAAGACACTGGACCCTGCAAAGGCAGTGTTTATGAATGGGATCAAAGAGAACAGCGTGATCATTTGTAACAGAATTATGTTATCCTAAACGTATTATTATGGCAGAGCCATTAAAACACTTTCCCGTCAACTGGGTCGACGGGATGAAGATAAAGAAGCAGCATTTTATCGATACGGAAAATGCCATGCTGGACCAGATCAGAGATGCCCTTGCCTGTAGTGTGAACGCGCTGAACTATGGTTTGTTGCCTCCCAAAGCGGAACATAAGGAATCGCTGCGTTGCTGGTTTGTGACCGACAATCAGCACCTGTGGCGTATCAAACTGACGGAATGCAGGGCAGTGACGCCCGGCGGCGCCCGCATAGAGATACCGGAACATACGGTGCATTCACTGCGTTATGCCACCACCTTCCCGGAAGCGACCTACACCTGGGACCCGGAACATACAGAAAGCACTTATTATGTATTGATACAGGTAAACCCGTTTAACCGTCAGCCGAGCGGAGAGCCGTTGCTGGAAGAAGATCCGCCGCGGTTGCCTTACGCCACGCCTGAATACAGCCTGTACGTATTGCCGGCTTCCCAGCTGCCACAGGGACAGTTGGGCAGTTATCAGGCCGTACTGGCCAAGATAACGGTAGCGGACGGACGGCCGCAGATGGATGATGATTATATCCCGCCCTGCAGCATCGCGAGTGCGCATCCGGCCCTGGTGGACCTGTATCACGAACTGGACCAGTTCCTCGGGCAGATGGAATTGTATGGCGTACACATTGTGCAGAAGATCTATGGCCGTAACCAGAATAATGATCTGGCGCTGGTCGTATTATACATCACGGAGAAAATGGTGCAGTTCCTCGGTACGCGCATCACACAGTTCCGCTGGCTGGCGCTTAACCAGCCGCCGGCACAGATGCTGGAAGTGATCGCAGGACTGGCCCGCACCATGAAAAACGCCATTGACCAGCGCGCCGGCGCCGGTAAAGAAGAATTGCTCAACTATCTTTCCGAATGGTGTGAACTGCGGCAGGGCGAACTGGAAAACCTGATGGTGAATTGCGCCAACATCCGTTACAAACATCTGGACGTGCGGGAATGCCTGCAACCCATGATCCCGTTTGTACGTGCGGTAAATAAGCTCTTCGAAAGCCTCAGCAGGCTGGATTACATCGGCCGCAAACAGGACAGCAATATTTTTGTGAAGGAAGAATCTGCGGAAGATTCAGAATACCTGCGTAAACATAAAACCAAACGTTGGTTCTTTACAGATTGATCATATTAGTTGCAGGCTTTTGGCAGACAGCTTTAGGCGTTTTTCCCATAACAGGGTAGTGATGGGGTTTCGCCCGAAGCTGCGCCCATGGCCAAAGCCGGCAACTATCTGCGGTATTGAATTTATCTAAAAATCAGTAACAGCTTAAAGCTCAGATTCGTATGCAAGTATTAAACAAGCAGGAGAGAACAGCTTCCTTCCTATGGTTCCTGTTATTTTTTGTGGTCACCGTGGCATTGTTCGTATTGGCCATTTTCTTTAATTACCAGGTGCCTTCAAGGGAGAATGCGTCTCTGCGCAAGGAGTTGACCGCTTTCCGCCAGGAACAGGCGTTTCAGGCGGAGTTCCTGCAAAAGCTGGACAAGGTGAAACACAACCTCGACTCCATTAATCTCCCTAACCAGAACGCCAATTACATGGACCAGGTCATCGCCGGTTCACTGGCGGAAATGCGGAATTCCATTCCAAAAGATGTGGTAACACATTATGCATTGTATGATAACATCGTGCAGGCCTGCCTTTCATTGCAGCAAACCAAACAACAGCTGCGTGAATTACAGAATGCACAGCAGAATATCGCAGGGCTGAAAGAACAGGTGCTGGACCTCACCAGCAAACTTGAAAGCAAAAGCAGGGACCTTGATAACTGCCGCCAGATGATGTTGCTTAATAGCCGTACGCACTAACGATTCCGGTATATTGTTGTGGTCATAAAATTTTTTTGTTAACGTGGAAAAAAAGTAGTTAGGATTATTGACTGAAACAAAAAAAGGGGTTATATTTGAAGCTCATACTTTTTCCTTTTTAATAGGTATTTTTCTTTATTGTAACCTTAAAAATTAACCCAACATGTCCTTCAAATCAGTCTTTACAGTAAATGGAGAGAACTACAATGTTCAACATGTCTCCTACGACCTCAGCCAGGAAACAGATGCTACAGGCCGCCCTTCAGCGATCACTCGCGGTGGACGCATCAGAATGACCGTAGAGTCTACTGGTAAAACAGAGCTCTTTGAATGGATGGTAAACAATTTCGAAAGAAAAGACGGCACCATCACTTTCTACAAAAGAGACACCGATTCCAAACTGAAAACGTTGGAATTTAAAGAAGGCTATCTGGTGAAGTTTGAAGAGTCTTTCGACTACGAAAACAAAAACCCGATGGTCATCACTTTCACCATCTCTGCCCGTGAAATTAGCATGGGTAACGCAAAACATGTTAATGAATGGGTGTGATAAACTCCAGACATTATTGATTTAGCAGGAGGGGCTTTCGCAAGAGAGCCCCTTTATATTTCTCAGCGGGTCCCGTTCCGGGGATATCCCGCCATCTTATCCTGATGGCCCGCCGCGTGGCGTTAGTAAACGGTTACTGCGTTATTGTTGCAGTTTGTTTACGGTTAATATTCGAAAACCGATGGTGCTGTATGTATGCGCAACGTACCCGATAACATGGCACACCTGATAACATGGCACATTGTATTGCTGCATTTTCAATTGTGGTTTCATTCCCATCAGAATCGGTAAATTACCGGCCCGTAAGGCACCTAAGGATATTGTTCAATGACTGTTGCATTGGTAATGTAGTTATTTACCCTCCGGGAGCACAGTCCGTAAATCACAACTGTATTGCCTCCGGGAATGAATCCATAGCCATGGATGTTATGTTGTCCGGATATTACTTCGCCGGATCAACGGTAACGGATTTTTTATTTACCTGAGGTTGGTTAGGTCTGGGCGGCCGCGGTTTTACGTATGAAATCGTAGCGGAAAATTCGCTGAAAACAGAGACTGTTGTAAATAGTTTTCGTATATCCGTTGCAGATATACAGGGAGATGGCGATAATTATTTGTTACCGTGATCGATAGCTTAGAAAAGAATTCAGAAGTAAAAATATAATAATGTATATTTCTGCATGACTTACACTTCACTAACAGCAGAAGAAATTTCCGGATTACTGTATCAGTTTGAATCCTGTACGCTGCCCAGGGCTGCGTGGACACACGAAGCGCATCTTATCGTAGCGGTTGCCTATAATCTGCTTTACAGTAAAACAACAGCCCTCGAAAAGGCACGGCTGCATATACGCCGCTACAACGAAGCCGTAGGAACACCTAATACCGACCAGGGCGGATACCACGAAACCATTACCTGCTTCTGGATATGGCTGGCGGACTGTTTTTTACAAATACAGGAAGACAAATCCATGGAAGCTGCCTGTAATTCGTTTATACGTTCGCGTTATACAGACCAAAAACTGCCACTACGGTTTTACAGTCATGCATTGCTTTTCTCTGTTAAGGCCAGAAAGGCATTTGTGGCGCCGGACCTTGCTCCGCTTGAGATGACGGGCATAGCCACAACAACATAAAAACAAATATTGGTCAACGTTATAATGTTTAATGGATTGTGTTTTCCTGTAATTGGCCGCTGCGGAGCATTTGCGGGAACGATTGTAGGATTTGTCTACCCACTTTGGGGATCAGATAACCCGGTGCCTGCGGGCAGGAAAGAGCCACTTTTTAAAGTGCAACTACCTTAAAAACAATTAGTTGTGTTCTGGTTGGATGACTTGGTATGTCAATTGCAAAATACCGGTTAACCAAAACAGATGTTATGAAGTCAATGCTGAAAATTGTTGGCGCACTAATGATGGTCGCGTTCCTGTTTGCCGCCTGTAGCAAAGATACTGACCCCGCTGATGTAGACGTGTTTGCCGGAACCTTTAAAGGAAAGATCAGTTATAAGGACGGCACCACCAATACATCCAAGGATGATGGGAGTGTATTTGTTACCAAGGTTGGTACCCGTTATGATTTCAGGTTTTCTGATGGCATCCCGGATCTTACCGGTGTTGAATTTGAGAAAAAGGATGATAACACGATGGTGAATATAGGCTCCTCCGGAACAGGTGTTATTACTATCACCAAAGATAAACTGGTGATCGGGTTTACCAGGGATAACAGGATATGGGGAGCTGATTGTACGAGATAGGTTTCCGCATAATAGTCAGCAAAAAGCAGCCGGTGTGGTATATCACCGGCTGCTTTTTTTTCAGGCAGTACACCTGTTATTTCTCTGCATTTTTTTGAAGCCAGTTAATTCTCCGCTGGTCCGGCAGATGGGTGACGGTGAAGTTTTCGAACTTGGCCTGGAACCCCTTCCCGTCAGGCGATGCGGCCATCAGGCCGATCATAACGAGGTGGTTGTCTTTCAGCGGAGCGTTGCGCGTCATGACGTAGGTCTTATCGTCATAGGAGTAATAGATCTCCACCGCGTCCAGCCTTCTTACGGCTTTGATCCAGATAAACGGCGGCGTTTTATCCAGTGGCAGCACGCTCCAGTCACTGGTTTGGTTGGTGACCACGGTGCTGACGTTAAACTTCCCGTCGTAAAACTCCACACCGGTTTTAATATAATGTTCCTGGTCAATCCTGATCATCAGTCCCATCTGGTCAAACCGCGCCTTGTAATCGCCGGTGAGCTTAACTTTCGCTTCAAACTCCCCGCCATAGGTAGCGTAGTAAAAAGGGGCGTCATCTACCGTAAAACCATAGTGCGATATACGCCAGTAATCGGTTTGGGGGGTAACAAACATGGACAGGGCGTTTTGTTTTATTT encodes:
- a CDS encoding TssN family type VI secretion system protein, with product MAVGSIIVALLSRYIKNFSLFKKKALWYLACMTLVFAVISSIPFLFTHKNLMDQYLFYQVWFLGLGILHCHFMYTRFWANETTLGSELAFIVAIWLFGGVGFVLVNRFLDKDAFLYYPMLTSMFSFVLPTFVYKTFERMMAIPVKVHKWWQYPMYKEVPDVSDEDMRDLIVIGLEMEKGRGDRNRTYFRARTPIKMDLGDLFYHFINDYNDRYPNTPIDFVDDNGQAYGWVFHLKPRWFGAAKTLDPAKAVFMNGIKENSVIICNRIMLS
- a CDS encoding DUF1349 domain-containing protein, with the protein product MKKLILSVGMMSVLHTLFAQSLEKMQWFNEPAKWEIKQNALSMFVTPQTDYWRISHYGFTVDDAPFYYATYGGEFEAKVKLTGDYKARFDQMGLMIRIDQEHYIKTGVEFYDGKFNVSTVVTNQTSDWSVLPLDKTPPFIWIKAVRRLDAVEIYYSYDDKTYVMTRNAPLKDNHLVMIGLMAASPDGKGFQAKFENFTVTHLPDQRRINWLQKNAEK
- the tssO gene encoding type VI secretion system TssO, translated to MQVLNKQERTASFLWFLLFFVVTVALFVLAIFFNYQVPSRENASLRKELTAFRQEQAFQAEFLQKLDKVKHNLDSINLPNQNANYMDQVIAGSLAEMRNSIPKDVVTHYALYDNIVQACLSLQQTKQQLRELQNAQQNIAGLKEQVLDLTSKLESKSRDLDNCRQMMLLNSRTH
- the tssD gene encoding type VI secretion system tube protein TssD, whose amino-acid sequence is MSFKSVFTVNGENYNVQHVSYDLSQETDATGRPSAITRGGRIRMTVESTGKTELFEWMVNNFERKDGTITFYKRDTDSKLKTLEFKEGYLVKFEESFDYENKNPMVITFTISAREISMGNAKHVNEWV